The following are encoded in a window of Gramella sp. MT6 genomic DNA:
- a CDS encoding SDR family oxidoreductase — MEKLKNKVAIITGGAGGIGLATAQLFLNEGAKVMLVDINENELKETVQSLDSEKVAYCVADVSQSRDHGKYVAETIERFGKIDIFFNNAGIEGDFKPISEYPEDTFDKVISVNLKGVWLGCQHVLPKMEKGGSVMITSSVAGLKGFKGLGAYVATKHAVIGIMRVAALEFADKKIRVNTIHPGPVNNRMMRSIEEQISPDNPGEAQKGFEVTIPFERYAESAEIASMALFLASEDSSYITGTMQIVDGGMLLN, encoded by the coding sequence ATGGAAAAGTTAAAAAATAAGGTAGCAATCATCACCGGCGGAGCAGGTGGAATTGGTTTAGCCACAGCACAACTATTCCTCAATGAAGGAGCTAAAGTTATGCTGGTTGATATAAATGAAAATGAATTGAAGGAAACAGTTCAATCCTTAGATTCGGAAAAAGTCGCTTACTGTGTTGCAGATGTAAGCCAGTCCCGGGATCATGGTAAATATGTGGCAGAAACGATCGAGAGATTCGGGAAAATAGATATTTTCTTCAATAATGCAGGAATTGAAGGTGATTTTAAACCGATCTCTGAATATCCTGAGGACACCTTCGATAAAGTCATTTCGGTAAATTTAAAAGGAGTATGGCTAGGTTGCCAACATGTACTTCCCAAAATGGAAAAAGGTGGAAGTGTAATGATCACTTCATCTGTCGCGGGCTTGAAAGGATTTAAAGGTCTGGGCGCATACGTAGCTACAAAGCATGCCGTTATAGGCATTATGAGGGTGGCTGCCCTGGAATTTGCAGACAAAAAGATAAGAGTAAATACCATTCACCCTGGTCCCGTTAACAACAGGATGATGCGATCTATTGAAGAACAGATTTCACCCGATAACCCAGGTGAAGCTCAGAAAGGGTTCGAGGTGACCATTCCTTTCGAAAGATATGCTGAATCTGCAGAGATCGCCAGTATGGCTCTGTTCCTTGCTTCAGAAGATAGCAGTTACATTACCGGAACCATGCAGATTGTAGACGGTGGAATGCTACTTAATTAA
- a CDS encoding peroxiredoxin produces MENLEEKDLNIMPRIGDNVPDFDAITTHGKIYFSDFANGKWVILFSHPADFTPVCTTELIGFAKRKSAFEALNTKLLGLSIDSIHSHLAWINNIKEKTGVYLDFPIIADIDMKVAKLYGMLQPNESKTEAVRAVFFIDPFLNIRLIMYYPLNIGRNIDEILRVLEALQISDKHKVAMPLNWENGDKVIVSPPKTLKEMESRINDKSGDKLDFYLIKKDLVQEK; encoded by the coding sequence ATGGAAAATTTAGAAGAAAAAGATTTGAATATCATGCCTCGCATAGGAGACAATGTGCCAGATTTTGATGCTATTACCACTCATGGAAAAATTTACTTTTCAGATTTCGCAAATGGTAAATGGGTTATATTATTTTCTCATCCGGCAGATTTCACTCCGGTATGTACCACCGAACTCATAGGTTTTGCTAAAAGAAAAAGTGCTTTCGAAGCTTTGAACACCAAACTTTTAGGTTTAAGCATAGACAGTATCCATTCTCATCTCGCATGGATCAATAATATCAAGGAAAAAACCGGAGTTTATTTAGACTTTCCAATAATTGCAGATATCGATATGAAAGTGGCTAAATTATATGGTATGCTGCAACCTAACGAAAGTAAAACTGAAGCTGTTAGGGCAGTTTTTTTTATTGATCCCTTCCTTAATATTCGACTTATCATGTACTATCCACTCAATATTGGGAGAAATATAGATGAGATCCTGAGAGTGTTGGAAGCATTACAAATTTCAGATAAACATAAAGTAGCTATGCCTCTAAACTGGGAAAATGGTGATAAAGTGATCGTTTCTCCTCCAAAAACCCTTAAGGAAATGGAAAGCAGGATTAATGACAAATCTGGTGATAAACTAGATTTCTACCTTATCAAAAAAGATTTAGTCCAGGAAAAATAA
- a CDS encoding aldo/keto reductase has translation MKKKQLGKTELYTTPIVFGGNVFGWTADEKESFKLMDQFLDMGFNMIDTADVYSRWAKGNSGGESERIIGDYMKKRGNRDKIILATKVGSSMQEGGDKDISRTHIMKAIEDSLQRLKTDYVDLYFTHWDDDKTPVEETLEAYKRLIEQGKVRYIGASNLSPERLQASLDASKKENLPKYEVFQPEYSLAERNKFEGEIQDICIENDLGVISYFSLASGFLTGKYSSNEDIKGTDREKFLKNYFDDNGENILKALKDISDHHNISQAGIALRWIMQKPGITAPIASASKTEHLKSFQEAIDIELSSEEMDKLDQASS, from the coding sequence ATGAAGAAGAAACAATTAGGAAAAACAGAGCTATATACTACTCCTATAGTTTTTGGTGGAAATGTATTTGGCTGGACCGCTGATGAAAAGGAATCTTTTAAATTGATGGACCAGTTTCTCGATATGGGATTTAATATGATAGATACTGCCGATGTTTATTCCAGGTGGGCCAAAGGAAATTCCGGCGGAGAATCTGAAAGGATCATTGGAGATTATATGAAAAAGAGAGGCAACAGAGATAAGATAATTCTTGCCACCAAAGTTGGTTCTAGTATGCAGGAAGGAGGTGATAAAGACATCTCCAGAACACATATTATGAAAGCTATCGAAGATTCCCTGCAAAGATTGAAAACAGATTATGTTGACCTTTACTTCACGCACTGGGATGACGATAAAACTCCGGTTGAAGAAACCCTTGAAGCATATAAACGGTTGATCGAGCAGGGAAAAGTGAGGTATATTGGAGCATCAAATCTATCACCTGAAAGATTGCAAGCTTCCCTGGATGCATCCAAAAAAGAAAATTTACCTAAATATGAAGTTTTTCAACCCGAATATAGTCTGGCTGAGAGAAATAAATTTGAAGGTGAGATTCAGGATATTTGTATAGAGAATGACCTTGGAGTTATAAGTTATTTCTCGCTGGCAAGCGGATTTCTAACCGGAAAGTATAGCTCTAACGAAGACATTAAAGGAACCGATCGCGAAAAATTTCTAAAAAATTATTTTGATGATAATGGCGAAAATATTCTCAAAGCCTTAAAGGACATTTCAGATCATCATAATATTTCTCAAGCAGGGATTGCTTTAAGGTGGATCATGCAAAAACCAGGCATTACAGCACCTATTGCAAGTGCTTCAAAAACCGAACACTTAAAGTCTTTTCAGGAGGCGATAGATATTGAATTATCTTCAGAAGAGATGGATAAACTCGACCAGGCCAGTTCCTGA
- a CDS encoding DUF6515 family protein: MKSSSSYKIKYLTLIISMILFSFPTLTMEAQRINRGGGRAQMSRPAARPAPSRPTRNVNNRSNVSRQSPNRSINGGAVRSKNTRMPSRDLSTNKKLDRSEIKRPPSTRPATGREQVTDKRPGDRNPGDRNPGDRNPGDRNPGNRNPGDRNNININIDNSRDINIRNTQVRSSGRVYIRPPYIFGGFGFYAFRPYYYHPYRPFYWGPYWHPWGFFVATMATTAIIISIENQQYHYDQGVYYIEEDDGYRVVQAPVGAEIKELPSGAQTVEVSETTNNYYYGGTYYEKDGEMYKVVPPTAGTIVPNLPEGGEEVRVGEQTYVKYGDTYYQPVQVDGKNMYEVVEVKEES, translated from the coding sequence ATGAAATCTTCTTCCTCTTATAAAATCAAATATCTAACCCTGATAATTTCCATGATTCTGTTCAGCTTTCCAACACTTACTATGGAAGCTCAAAGGATCAATCGAGGAGGTGGCAGGGCTCAAATGTCAAGGCCGGCAGCAAGACCTGCTCCTTCTAGACCTACCAGGAATGTAAATAACAGAAGCAATGTTTCCAGGCAATCTCCAAATAGATCTATCAATGGTGGTGCAGTAAGAAGTAAAAATACCCGAATGCCATCACGTGATTTAAGCACCAATAAAAAATTAGACAGATCAGAGATCAAAAGACCACCCTCCACCAGACCTGCAACCGGAAGAGAACAGGTAACTGATAAAAGGCCAGGCGATCGTAATCCAGGTGACAGAAACCCAGGTGACAGAAACCCAGGTGATAGAAACCCCGGAAATCGAAATCCGGGAGACAGGAATAATATTAATATCAATATAGATAATAGCCGGGATATAAATATCCGGAACACCCAGGTTCGTTCTAGTGGTAGAGTATATATTAGACCACCTTATATTTTCGGGGGTTTTGGATTTTATGCCTTCAGACCTTATTATTACCATCCTTACCGTCCCTTCTACTGGGGCCCTTACTGGCATCCATGGGGATTCTTTGTAGCAACTATGGCTACTACAGCAATTATAATAAGTATTGAGAATCAGCAATATCACTATGATCAGGGAGTTTATTATATCGAAGAGGATGACGGATACCGGGTAGTTCAGGCACCTGTGGGAGCAGAAATAAAGGAGTTACCCAGCGGTGCGCAAACGGTAGAAGTCAGTGAAACCACTAATAATTATTATTATGGAGGGACCTATTATGAAAAAGATGGAGAAATGTATAAGGTGGTGCCTCCAACAGCAGGAACCATAGTTCCTAACTTACCTGAGGGAGGTGAAGAGGTGAGGGTAGGAGAGCAGACTTATGTGAAATATGGTGATACATATTACCAGCCTGTACAGGTTGATGGAAAAAACATGTACGAAGTGGTGGAAGTAAAAGAAGAGTCATAG
- a CDS encoding DUF2092 domain-containing protein, protein MKKCLIFFSFLLGFNVNSQNKSLDTVAVRVLDRMAEFIGGLGAVSFTADISTDVEKGKYGSIKEYSTAQVFMVGPDKMHVQSNGSDGHKGYWYNGETLVYYSFNENNYSVVEAPSDIITMMDSINRAYNIEFPAADIFFPDIVDVVIENFDHIVYLGEKEIEGENCLHIQAVNKDMNLQLWISNDAFYLPLKYLIIHKDNNTQFEVTFLNWDINPDLPSEMFSFDPPPNARNIAIMANELPE, encoded by the coding sequence ATGAAAAAGTGTTTGATTTTTTTCTCATTCCTTTTAGGATTCAACGTGAATTCTCAGAATAAGAGTCTGGATACGGTAGCAGTTCGGGTATTAGATCGTATGGCGGAATTCATAGGTGGATTGGGAGCAGTAAGCTTTACGGCAGATATTTCCACAGATGTTGAAAAAGGAAAATATGGATCAATTAAAGAATATTCCACTGCACAGGTTTTTATGGTTGGCCCTGATAAAATGCACGTTCAATCTAACGGTTCAGACGGGCATAAAGGATACTGGTATAATGGGGAAACACTTGTTTACTATTCATTTAATGAAAATAATTATTCTGTAGTAGAAGCTCCGTCAGATATTATTACCATGATGGACAGTATTAACCGAGCTTATAACATTGAATTTCCAGCCGCTGATATTTTCTTTCCTGATATAGTAGATGTTGTAATTGAAAATTTTGATCATATAGTTTACCTGGGGGAGAAGGAAATTGAAGGTGAGAACTGTCTTCATATCCAGGCAGTAAATAAGGACATGAATCTTCAATTATGGATAAGCAATGACGCGTTTTATTTGCCGCTGAAGTACCTCATAATCCATAAGGATAATAACACTCAATTTGAAGTTACTTTCCTTAATTGGGACATTAATCCTGATTTGCCATCTGAAATGTTTTCTTTTGATCCACCTCCAAATGCGCGAAACATAGCTATTATGGCTAATGAGCTTCCTGAATAA
- the hisS gene encoding histidine--tRNA ligase: MAQKPSIPKGTRDFSPEEVAKRNYIFGTIQSEFKRFGFQPIETPSFENSSTLMGKYGDEGDRLIFKILNSGDFLKKADENALAEKDSLKLTSSISEKALRYDLTVPFARYVVQHQNEIEFPFKRYQIQPVWRADRPQKGRFREFYQCDADVVGSNSLWQEVEFVQLYDSVFNKLGLEGVTIKINNRKILSGFAEVIGEQDKLIDFTVALDKLDKIGEEGVKKEMREKGISEEALKKIQPIFSLSGSFADKIEGLRSILEGSDNGQNGIEELQFIQNAIQEMPLKTAKLDLDVTLARGLNYYTGAIFEVAAPDKVKMGSIGGGGRYDDLTGIFGLKNMSGIGISFGLDRIYLVLEELGLFPDTVIQNTKVLFINFGEKEALYAMKAVRNLRAANVTAELYPDAGKMGKQMKHADKRNIPFTVLAGEEEMKEAKFTLKHMKSGEQSSLDIDGLIDALS, from the coding sequence ATGGCACAAAAACCATCAATACCAAAAGGTACCAGGGATTTTTCACCGGAAGAAGTCGCGAAGAGAAATTATATTTTTGGAACTATTCAGTCTGAATTCAAGAGATTTGGATTTCAGCCAATTGAAACCCCAAGTTTCGAGAATTCCTCGACCCTGATGGGTAAATATGGTGACGAAGGTGACCGCCTTATATTTAAGATCCTTAATTCAGGGGATTTTCTGAAAAAGGCAGATGAAAATGCCCTTGCTGAAAAGGATAGTTTGAAACTAACTTCTTCTATTAGTGAGAAGGCTTTGCGCTACGATCTAACCGTTCCTTTCGCACGTTACGTGGTTCAGCATCAAAATGAGATAGAATTCCCATTTAAAAGATATCAGATACAACCAGTGTGGAGAGCAGATCGTCCACAAAAAGGAAGGTTTAGAGAATTCTATCAGTGTGATGCCGATGTTGTTGGAAGTAACAGTCTATGGCAGGAAGTTGAATTTGTACAGTTATACGATTCGGTTTTTAATAAACTTGGCCTGGAGGGAGTAACCATCAAGATCAATAACCGTAAGATCCTATCAGGTTTTGCCGAAGTGATAGGGGAGCAGGATAAACTTATCGATTTCACGGTAGCCCTGGATAAGCTCGATAAAATAGGCGAAGAAGGAGTAAAAAAGGAGATGCGTGAGAAAGGTATTTCTGAAGAAGCGCTGAAGAAGATCCAACCTATATTTAGTCTGTCAGGAAGTTTTGCTGATAAGATAGAAGGTCTTAGATCTATTTTAGAAGGTTCAGATAACGGCCAGAATGGTATTGAAGAATTACAATTCATTCAGAATGCCATCCAGGAAATGCCATTGAAAACCGCGAAATTAGACCTTGACGTAACCCTCGCTCGTGGATTGAACTATTATACAGGAGCGATCTTTGAAGTTGCTGCGCCAGATAAAGTCAAGATGGGATCTATTGGTGGAGGAGGTCGTTATGACGATCTTACAGGAATCTTTGGATTGAAAAATATGAGTGGTATTGGTATTTCCTTTGGCTTAGACAGGATCTATCTGGTTTTGGAAGAATTAGGTTTATTTCCAGATACCGTAATCCAGAATACAAAAGTTCTTTTTATCAATTTTGGAGAAAAGGAAGCGCTTTACGCCATGAAAGCGGTAAGGAATCTAAGGGCAGCAAATGTGACTGCCGAGCTTTATCCTGACGCAGGGAAAATGGGTAAACAAATGAAACATGCCGATAAAAGAAATATACCATTTACGGTGCTGGCCGGAGAAGAAGAAATGAAAGAGGCGAAATTTACACTGAAACACATGAAGTCTGGTGAACAAAGTAGTCTTGATATCGATGGTCTGATAGACGCCCTTTCTTAA
- a CDS encoding ABC transporter permease: MFSLFRENIRIALNSIKNQSLRTILTVLIIAIGITALVGILSAVAALENTISKDFASMGSNTFNLQRYEFRTQSFGNEERKVNPIISYREVKEFEENFEYPFTETAISFTGTSSAEIKYENEKTDPEISVLGVNEYYLENTGLKVEDGREFNVFDIDNNNNVAVIGSDFKDGIFKGFDPVNRTISIRGAKFKVIGVLESKGSTFGNNQDLRVFIPIQHARSLFSQPNINYSLSVKVEDKELLDAAMDEAIITFRNIRGLSPREENNFGLERSDDLINRILSITGALNIAAWIISIITIFGSSIALMNIMLVTVTERTREIGVRKALGAKKNTIATQFFLETLVIGQIGGLLGILLGIGIGYAVATSLDFAFTTPWKAMLWATGITILVAILAGSYPAAKAAKQDPIESLRYE, encoded by the coding sequence ATGTTTTCACTTTTTCGGGAAAATATAAGGATAGCCCTTAATTCCATTAAAAATCAATCTCTCAGGACCATTCTAACGGTGCTTATCATTGCCATTGGAATAACTGCGCTTGTGGGCATCTTAAGTGCAGTAGCAGCTCTTGAAAACACTATAAGTAAGGATTTTGCTTCCATGGGATCTAATACTTTCAACTTACAACGATACGAATTCAGAACACAGAGTTTTGGAAACGAGGAAAGAAAAGTAAATCCTATTATAAGTTATCGCGAGGTTAAAGAATTTGAAGAGAATTTTGAGTATCCTTTTACTGAAACTGCTATTTCATTTACCGGGACCTCTTCTGCAGAGATAAAATATGAAAATGAAAAGACAGATCCCGAAATATCTGTATTAGGAGTAAATGAATATTACCTGGAAAATACTGGACTAAAAGTAGAAGACGGCCGTGAATTCAACGTTTTTGATATAGATAATAATAATAACGTTGCGGTAATTGGATCAGATTTTAAAGACGGAATATTTAAAGGATTTGATCCTGTAAATAGAACGATCAGTATTCGGGGAGCCAAATTTAAGGTTATAGGAGTGCTGGAATCTAAAGGAAGTACTTTTGGAAATAACCAGGACCTGCGCGTTTTTATCCCTATCCAGCATGCTCGGTCATTATTTTCTCAGCCAAACATTAATTATAGCCTTAGCGTTAAAGTAGAAGATAAAGAATTGCTTGATGCCGCGATGGATGAGGCTATCATCACTTTCAGAAATATTCGTGGGCTTAGCCCGAGAGAAGAAAACAATTTTGGCCTGGAACGTAGTGATGATCTCATCAACCGAATTTTATCCATTACCGGCGCGCTGAATATTGCAGCCTGGATCATTTCTATTATCACCATTTTTGGATCTTCAATAGCTTTAATGAATATTATGCTGGTAACCGTTACCGAAAGAACACGTGAAATCGGAGTAAGAAAGGCATTAGGAGCAAAGAAAAATACGATCGCAACTCAATTCTTCCTGGAAACCCTGGTTATAGGCCAGATTGGCGGATTACTTGGAATTCTCCTGGGAATAGGAATAGGTTACGCAGTGGCCACTTCGCTTGATTTTGCATTTACCACACCGTGGAAAGCGATGTTATGGGCGACTGGTATCACCATACTCGTAGCAATTCTCGCAGGAAGTTATCCGGCTGCAAAAGCAGCGAAGCAGGATCCTATTGAATCCCTGAGATATGAGTAA
- a CDS encoding DUF6495 family protein, giving the protein MKYARLTKEQFEEMHQEFINFLATQSITADEWEQIKKDKPEAAEEELDIFSDLIWEGVLNKVEYLEHFSPNQIFLFHITTATIELIAVKIENEAIDITTREGYQWLQTNLMDDTVTIYTSTRAISDDRNKDIFALIKQGANITQGDLYGYFKNIVEG; this is encoded by the coding sequence ATGAAATACGCAAGATTAACTAAAGAGCAGTTTGAAGAGATGCATCAGGAATTCATCAATTTCCTGGCTACACAATCTATCACTGCAGATGAATGGGAGCAGATCAAGAAGGACAAACCCGAAGCTGCCGAAGAAGAACTGGATATTTTCAGTGATCTTATCTGGGAAGGAGTTTTAAATAAGGTAGAATATCTGGAACATTTCTCACCCAACCAGATCTTCTTGTTTCATATAACTACAGCGACCATAGAACTTATTGCTGTTAAAATAGAGAATGAAGCGATAGATATCACTACTCGTGAAGGTTATCAATGGCTTCAAACGAATCTTATGGATGATACTGTAACTATTTATACCTCTACCAGGGCAATAAGTGACGACAGAAATAAGGATATTTTTGCACTTATCAAGCAGGGAGCAAATATCACCCAGGGTGATCTTTATGGTTATTTCAAGAATATAGTAGAAGGCTAA
- the rplI gene encoding 50S ribosomal protein L9, with amino-acid sequence MEVILKKDVDNLGFKDDVVAVKNGYGRNYLIPQGYAELATPSARKVLQETLKQRAYKEQKHIDEAKKQAEKLNNLEIKMTAKAGAGDKLFGSITNGDLADALAKEGVEIEKKYINIAGGNIKRLGQYEATLRFHREVVSNFTFDVVGEA; translated from the coding sequence ATGGAAGTGATACTTAAAAAAGACGTAGATAATTTAGGTTTTAAAGATGATGTAGTAGCTGTTAAGAACGGTTACGGTAGAAATTATCTTATTCCACAAGGATATGCTGAATTGGCAACTCCTTCTGCAAGAAAAGTTTTGCAAGAAACTTTGAAGCAGCGCGCCTATAAAGAACAAAAGCATATTGACGAAGCTAAGAAACAAGCTGAAAAACTTAACAACCTTGAAATTAAGATGACTGCGAAAGCAGGAGCAGGTGATAAGTTATTCGGTTCTATCACCAATGGTGATCTAGCTGATGCTCTTGCTAAAGAAGGTGTAGAGATCGAAAAGAAATACATTAACATCGCCGGTGGTAACATCAAGCGTTTAGGACAGTACGAAGCAACTTTGCGTTTTCACCGTGAGGTAGTTTCTAACTTTACCTTTGACGTGGTAGGTGAAGCTTAA
- the rpsR gene encoding 30S ribosomal protein S18, giving the protein MATSIEQQAKGKKDGEIRYLTPLNIETTKAKKYCRFKRSGIKYVDYKDPDFLMGFVNEQGKLLPRRLTGTSLKFQRKVATAVKRARHLALMPYVGDLLK; this is encoded by the coding sequence ATGGCAACATCTATTGAACAACAAGCAAAAGGAAAAAAAGACGGAGAGATCAGGTATCTTACTCCTCTTAATATAGAAACAACCAAAGCTAAAAAATACTGTAGATTCAAAAGATCTGGTATTAAGTACGTTGATTACAAAGACCCTGATTTCTTAATGGGCTTTGTAAACGAACAGGGGAAATTATTACCTCGTCGTTTAACAGGTACTTCTTTGAAGTTTCAGAGAAAAGTGGCTACAGCCGTTAAGCGTGCTCGTCACTTAGCATTAATGCCTTACGTAGGTGATTTATTAAAATAA
- the rpsF gene encoding 30S ribosomal protein S6 has translation MNNYETVFILNPVLSDEQIKETVKKYEDFLVSKGAEMVAKEDWGLRKLAYAIQHKKSGFYHLFEFQAPGEVIEPLELEFRRDERMMRYLTVKLDKHAVAWAEKRRKRNKEKA, from the coding sequence ATGAACAATTATGAAACTGTTTTCATCTTGAATCCCGTTTTATCTGATGAGCAGATAAAGGAGACAGTTAAGAAATACGAAGATTTTCTTGTTTCGAAAGGGGCTGAGATGGTAGCTAAAGAAGATTGGGGCCTAAGAAAACTGGCTTATGCAATCCAACACAAGAAAAGTGGTTTTTATCACTTATTTGAATTTCAAGCTCCTGGTGAAGTTATTGAGCCATTAGAATTAGAATTCAGAAGAGACGAGCGTATGATGCGTTACCTAACTGTAAAGTTAGATAAGCATGCTGTAGCTTGGGCTGAAAAAAGAAGAAAACGTAACAAGGAAAAAGCGTAA
- a CDS encoding LytTR family DNA-binding domain-containing protein yields the protein MEEVLLKCAVVDDSSLQRLSIVKLIKDHPNLKLVAEYNNAIETKNGLLDTETDLIFLDIEMPILSGFELLDNLPNKPQIIFVTGKTKYAFKAFDYDAVDYIHKPVTKDRFNNAVNKAVNLYKLKHQTAVPEDDDFIFVKSNLKNRKVFLGKLKYIQALGDYVKFVTEKDNFVVLATMKSFEKQLPSDRFLRTHKSYIVNLDKIERYNSKNIEIDKEKLPLSRHKKANLVEALSAIQ from the coding sequence GTGGAAGAAGTACTACTCAAATGTGCCGTCGTTGATGATTCCAGCCTGCAAAGGCTATCAATTGTTAAGTTGATAAAAGATCATCCCAATCTTAAACTCGTTGCCGAATATAATAATGCGATCGAAACCAAAAATGGTTTATTAGATACTGAAACAGATCTTATATTCCTGGATATCGAAATGCCTATACTTTCGGGATTCGAGCTTTTGGACAACCTTCCAAATAAACCTCAGATCATCTTTGTAACCGGAAAAACTAAATATGCCTTCAAGGCTTTCGATTATGATGCCGTGGATTATATTCACAAACCGGTAACTAAAGACAGATTCAATAACGCGGTAAATAAAGCGGTAAATCTTTACAAACTGAAACATCAAACTGCTGTACCAGAAGATGATGATTTCATTTTCGTTAAGAGTAATCTTAAGAATAGAAAGGTTTTTCTTGGTAAACTAAAGTACATTCAGGCACTTGGTGATTATGTGAAGTTTGTGACCGAAAAAGATAATTTTGTAGTTCTAGCAACTATGAAATCCTTTGAAAAGCAACTACCTAGCGACCGGTTTTTAAGAACGCACAAATCTTATATTGTAAATCTCGACAAGATAGAACGTTATAACAGTAAAAATATAGAGATCGATAAAGAGAAATTACCTTTAAGCCGTCATAAGAAAGCGAACCTGGTTGAAGCTCTGAGCGCGATACAGTAA